GCGTCTGGCAGATCTCCCACGATTAAGACATTTTTGCCTCTTTTGAATGCTTCCTTATGTATCTCGGGCACTCCCATTTGTGCCGCAGTACCTGTAGGCTTTGAAATCACTAATAAGTCAACGTCAAAGCCAAATGCTATTTTAGCAAACTCCTCAAGCTTCCTTGTTGCATTGATGTTGTGATACACAACGATTATCATTCCCTCACCTCCAAAGGCTCTTTAAAGGATTGAACCTTAATAACCTTTAGGTGGTTGCAATGATTACGCTGACTACGGACTTTGGAATCAAAGGGCCATATGTCGGAGAGATGAAGGGGGCGATATTAGGCATAAATCCAAAAGCGATGCTCATTGATATCACGCACTCAATTACAAGACACAGCGTTCTTGAGGGCTCTTTTGTGATGGAGCAGGTTGTAAAGTACTATCCAAAAGATACAATTCATATTGGAGTAATTGATCCAGGGGTTGGTACGGAGAGAAAAGCACTAATCATAGAAGGCGATCAGTTCTTAGTGGTTCCCGATAACGGCTTGGCAACTCTTCCACTGAAACATATAAATCCAACGGCGGCATATGAAATCGACATCAAAAAGATGGAAGCAATAATTGGGAGAAAGATCAGCTCGACCTTTCATGGAAGAGATGTATTTGGCCCTGCTGGTGCCTTGCTTGAGCTGGGTTACGAGCCCTCACGCTTAGGAAAGGAGATCAGCCTTGATGAGATAATAAAGCTCGATCTGGAGCCAAAGCAGAAAAATGGAAAATGGATTTTGAAAGTGATTTACATAGATGACTTCGGCAATGTAATCCTAAACTTAGAAGACTATAAGAGACCAAAGTACGTTGAGGTTGAAGGGCTCAAAATCCCCTACCTTGATACCTATGGTCAGGTTAAAAAAGGTGAGCTTTTAGCTCTGCCAGGGAGTCATGACTACTTGGAGATAGCCGTCAATCAAGGCTCTGCTGCTGAGGTTTTGGGAGTTAAGGTTGGTGATGAGCTGGAGGTCAGGTTGTGGAGGTGATTGGATGCCAAAACGCGGCTTATTTGTGGGTCGCTTTCAGCCTGTTCATAACGGACACATAAAGGCACTTGAATTCGTTTTTTCTCAGGTTGATGAGGTGATAATAGGTATAGGAAGTGCGCAGGCAAGCCACACCCTGAAAAATCCATTTACAACAAGTGAAAGGATGGAGATGCTGATTAGAGCATTGGATGAGGCGGGGTTTAAAAGAAAGTATTATCTAATTCCTCTGCCGGATATAAACTTCAACGCAATCTGGGCAACCTATGTGGTCAGCATGGTTCCAAAATTTGACGTGGTGTTTACCGGTAATTCCCTGGTGGCCCAGCTTTTCCGTGAGAAAGGTTATGAAGTCATAGTACAGCCAATGTTCAGGAAGGACATCCTTTCGGCTACAGAAATAAGAAAAAGAATGATCGAGGGCAAGCCTTGGGAAGAACTCGTTCCAAAGAGTGTTGCCGAATATATTAAGGAA
Above is a genomic segment from Thermococcus sp. SY098 containing:
- a CDS encoding S-adenosyl-l-methionine hydroxide adenosyltransferase family protein → MITLTTDFGIKGPYVGEMKGAILGINPKAMLIDITHSITRHSVLEGSFVMEQVVKYYPKDTIHIGVIDPGVGTERKALIIEGDQFLVVPDNGLATLPLKHINPTAAYEIDIKKMEAIIGRKISSTFHGRDVFGPAGALLELGYEPSRLGKEISLDEIIKLDLEPKQKNGKWILKVIYIDDFGNVILNLEDYKRPKYVEVEGLKIPYLDTYGQVKKGELLALPGSHDYLEIAVNQGSAAEVLGVKVGDELEVRLWR
- a CDS encoding nicotinamide-nucleotide adenylyltransferase — translated: MPKRGLFVGRFQPVHNGHIKALEFVFSQVDEVIIGIGSAQASHTLKNPFTTSERMEMLIRALDEAGFKRKYYLIPLPDINFNAIWATYVVSMVPKFDVVFTGNSLVAQLFREKGYEVIVQPMFRKDILSATEIRKRMIEGKPWEELVPKSVAEYIKEIKGVERIRMLATNLEKNEKELQAPIRIPEF